The following nucleotide sequence is from Aedes aegypti strain LVP_AGWG chromosome 3, AaegL5.0 Primary Assembly, whole genome shotgun sequence.
cgtaaaacacaaacctgtttaTTTTACCCCccttgttcattttacccacagttcccctattTGTCACAAACGCTTGAGATGTTGATGTCTTTCACTACCGTAAATTTGATGGTGCTGTGCCGAGACACCATCAATTTTACGGTAGTGAAAAAGTCGGATGGAAAACTCACCTTCTTGGATTTGATGATTACAAGTCGTAAACCGACGTCAACCGACCGTTATATAACGTCTGACTTCAACCACTTCGGCGCACAAGAACTAGCTGCTTTCCACTCAATGGCTCACCGACCGAGCGGTTACAGTGCAGAATTTGTAAAAAGAATCCTCAGGAAACATAAACGGAAAAAACATCGTCAAAAAGGCAACCACACTTCAACCACAAAAAGAAAGTGCTGTTCGGATAAGCTTGCCGTTCTATCCGGAAATCACAAACTCGATTCAAACTGTTGTCAAACAATACGGACTGCATGCAGTTTATAAGAGCGGTTACACTTTGAAGGAATATTTATATGCCCTCAAAGATTAGATTCCAGCAGACGAATTGTCAGGAATCTACGAGAATCCCTGCAAAAGTTGCCCAGCGGTATTCATTGGACAAACCCGTCGGAAATTTAAAGTTCGTTCGAGGGAGCATAGAAACGCCATTGACAACGAAAACATCCACAAATCAAGTGTGGCAGCACACCCTGCCACAAACGGggacagatttgttcacccgcctgaaacgcgaagcaacaagagtcgggctaatggtgaatgcgtcgaaaacagtacatgctggttggcggaactgagcgcgacagggtccgcctaggaagcagtgttacgatagacggggataccttcgaggtggtggacgagttcgtttacctcggatccttgttgacggctgacaacaatgttagtcgggaaatacgaaggcgcatcatcagcggaagtcgtgcctactatgggcttcagaagaaactgcgatcaagaaagattcacccccgcaccaaatgcacgatgtacaaaacgctcataagaccggtagtcctctatgggcatgaggcgtggactatgctcgagaaggacttgcaagctcttggggttttcgaacgccgagtgctaaggacgatcttcggcggcgtgcaggagaacggcgtgtggcggcgaaggatgaaccacgaactcgctcaactctacggcgaacccagctAAAGCTgtaaggatacgctgggcagggcatgttgcaagaatgccggacaacaactctGTAAAAATGGTGtgcgctacgaatccggtcggaacaagaaggcgtggggcgcagcgagctaggtggattgaccaggtgcaccaggacctggagagcgtgggtcacagtcgaggatggagagaagcggccatgaaccgagtgaattggcgaaatattgttggcgaggctttatcaagataattgatgtaaagccaaataagtaagtaaataAGCACACCCTGCAGAGCTCAACCCCCTCTTAAAAAAAGCATCAGAAAAGTTTCCTATCTGAATGCTTGGGAATCAGTGTTCATCGCCACTGCAGAACAACCGCTGATTAGTGATGACAATGCTCCAATAACTTCGCGTCTCGTGTCGTGTACTGTGAGTGTACgatagttcttacgttagcacaaacccAGAATTATGAGTTCAAGAGGGGcctcatccagctcaccctcttccggtaatgcagcctcgaggtgctgcgcgtatgcagttgtGACATACGGTTGCTTAAGCTGCTCAAGGTCATACCGGGCGGCCtccggtaccgtacgttgttaacgacagatagcagaagaaagggcgggtttgcttctgcaaacctggagcttctgtactccatgttaggagcggctcccaacagcgtctgttccccatgtcaggagcGGCCTCCAAGTGCCAGataaggactctaagctaaactgcgcaatATGGTCCTCCGGACATTTagagggaatggtcctccggaaatctagggggttgatgtcaggccctgcaagccaaccgtaaaaatacaccagcacaggaacgtcaacgagataatatggaccagaacaatcggcaaagactaCAGCAACGTAAATGGACTAACGatattggaaactcggtacgtggaactgcaaatctctcaactctctcaacttcatcggaagtacTCGCATGCAtagatgtactgaagacccgcggtttcagCATCGTAGTGCTGTaagaggtgtgctggacaggagcaacgTGAGTTgcgaacagctttcatagtgatgagTGATATGCAAAGACACGTGATCGGGCGGTGGCCGattaatgaacgaatgtgcaattTTAGAATCAAAGACcaattctttaacttcagcataatcaacgtgcatagcccacattccggaagcactgatgatgacatgGACGcatttacgcgcagctcgaacgcgagtacgaccgctgctcAAGCCAcaacgtcaagatcatcataggaatttgaacgctcaggttgaccagaaggaggagttcagatcgacgattggaaagttcagcgcccaccggctgacgaataagaacggcctacgactgatagatttttcagcggacagtggaaaccaactagctcccacgatggggggaGTTAATAGCTCAAAAACAACAAGGCCgatggcaaggatggtatcgaagtcgaactcatcaagatgggcccgggcaggttggccgattgtctgcatcggctgatagtcagaatctgagaCACGGAActgctaccggaggagtggaagcaaggcattatatgccctatctacaaaaagggcgacaaactggagcgTGAAAaatatcgtgcaatcactatcctaaacgccgcctccaaaaaactgtcccagattctcttccgtcgtttatcacctatagcaaaagagttcgtggaaagttatcaagcaggtttcatcgaagTCCGCTCGAAAACGGATCAGGTTTTTTTTCGTGCGACAAATCCACCAGAAAAGCCATGAGTACCAGGTCTCTacacaccatttgttcatcgatttcaaggcggtatACGACAGTCAATactgtagagctatggaagatcatggacgagaacagctttcccgggaagctcacaagattgattagagcaacgatggacggtgtgtaaaactgcgtgaagatcttgggcgaacactccagtttgttcgagtctcggcggaattgttcaatattgcgcttgaagttgtcatgcggagagccggacttaacagtcgaggcacgattttcacgagttccggacaatttgtttgcttcgcggacgacatggatattattgggagaaaatttgaaacggtggcaaattttttcacccgccttaaacgcgaagcaacaagagtcgggaatggtgaatgcgtcgaaaacaaagtacttGCTGGTTGGCTGAACTGAGCGCGACAAGGCCCGCCTATGAAGCAATGGTGGCAGGtgcgtctacctcggatccttgttgacggctaaCAACAATTCTAGTCGGGGAaaacgaaggcgcatcatcagcggaagtcgtgcctactatagGCTCCGGAAGAatctgcggtcgagaaagattcaccccttcaccaaatgcacgatgtacaaaacgctcataagaccggtagtcctctacgggcatgagacgtggactatgctcgagaaggacttgcaagctctttgGGTTtttgaacgccgagtgctatggatgatcttcggcggcgtgcaggagaacggcgtgtggcggcttCATCTTTTGCCGAACTCGCTCAACTcaacggcgaacccagtatcgtgaaggtagctaaagctggaacgATACGCTGGGcaaggcatgttgcaagaatgccggacaacaacccagtaaagatggtgttcgctacgaatccgatCGGAACAAGAGGTCGTGGGCGCAGCGAGCTGGATCACCaggatctggagagcgtgggtcgcagtcgaggatggagagaagcggtcaTAAACCGAGTAAATttgcgaaatattgttggcgagtttttatcaagaaaaccaaataaataaaaaataggctacaaaaactaggtatttatcctatgaaatgaacgattttctaaatcatgctTTACGGTTTTGACGTATATGGtgagtgcaatcaatgaaaacattattttttgtacaacgaaaaaacaagttttcaatcgttggtgttttgttcgagtcgagtaaagaataagagcattaatttaaatgaaaaaatctggtagccatcttgattttaagtaagTAGAATTATTTTTTCACCTTGTTAACACTCAACATATTGAATTTCGAGGCTATCACTAAAACAGATTACGCATACTCCTATTGTTCTTATCCCTGGCGTTAAGTTCCTACTGGAACCGATCCTGTTACTCAGCTTAATTAGCTATAAAAACATATGggaatttgtttttctaatGCGTATTTTtataacagaataattcttcgacatatctttgaaccCAGAAATAACGAATTCAATATATTATAGCTGTTCAAAAGCATTGATAGaaataaacaatcattttttcaATCATATGCATTGTTGtacattgaatgaagtttatagattgcgcgttgagacattagtaagtcttgtggtGATATGTAATGTTGTAATGTAAAACATTGCCAAAAGTGCATTTATTTATAAAGGTAATCTTAAGTTGTGAGCTAAAAAATTGCTTGATTTTCTGTGTCATAAAGTACCATTTTAACTGCCGCCCAGCATACATGTGAAacaaatagcgaaattgaacaGCTAAGAGGCAGACTTTGTCCCAATGTCCCAATGCCAATACTCAGGAGTGTTATTTTGAGATTCAAAAATCTGTCGGCCATCTTGGAATTCGACGCCATCTCGGTTTAAAGcggttgaatgtttttttttaccatctTAGTGCTCATCATGTGAGTTATGAGGCATCCATTGATAAAAAACAATTAGTTTCTAtcattcttatcttatctcagctgttccaTTGATTGTTAATTTCAACCAATGGTTTTGGATCAAAGAAATGAAAGAATGAATGCTATTCCTGaacttgaagatattccgaagaATCATTCTGGTACCAAATatgcattataaaagaaaattcctatttaattatctgtttttataacaaattaagCTATGAATCAGGCTCTGTTTCAGTAAGGATGTAATGCCTGTAAAATAAGAACAAGAATAGTAAGCGATACGGTAACCTTAAAATTCAAGTGCTAACATGGtaaaaaactcattctactacttgaaatcaagatggcgtcaaaatccaagatggccccagattttttcacttaaattaatGCTCTTATTTTTCACTCGATTCTAAGAAAaaaccaacgattgaaaacttgtttctttgttgtaaaaaaaatgatgttttcattgattgcactcgtcatatacgtcaaaatcgtaaaacaTGATTTAGACAAtagttcatttcatagggtaaattcaattgctcacctagtttttgtagcctatcttactcagttttttctcagctttctgatgatgACCTCAGAATTttaaacgagcggtgcgctaatgatgaaaaaacggttttctaacaaaattcaagatggtggCCAAAATTTGTTTAGTCTCAGGTGCAAGCTATATCTTTCCTCTATACGATCCCCTTATGTTTGCTATGCGTTCCaatggaaatatgagacatatcaagtgaagaaatactatttataaaaaataggcttttttcgcaaattgtttagctagctggcgtacaaggggtccaccaatttgagaaaaccgaaaggaccactttttagttttagcatatactagcgatcagtgacataaaactGGAAATCAATCGAttggtgccgatggcggcctggtttcagcgagaattgcgaGTGTTGCATTGTTTAGAAAGATGGGGCCACTCGGActtaatgtcctgaagattagTTGGATATTAAAGCgtttcaattcttgaaaaatagatatcaaacataatagttcaataaAATGCGATCCTATAAGCTTTGCACAGATctttagatacaaattggccaatTTTCGTAAATTTTAGGCGTCCCGAGGACCCGAAAAAGGACCTTTGTAGGATCAATCTAATGCAGGACACATGGtgatccaattcaatcgtttctcaaaaggttcacACTGATGTGTTTTTCCTAAAATTCTATCGTATAGtagccacattatagccgattctggaaattatctgtgatttgaaatttgcctacctccaggtgCACATGAGTGCAGCACCCTTTTCAatcgacctgacccagtgacccaccggaataactcctgccacaggaacattcccgagattctttgaccacttttagtgTACGAGTGTGGGACACACGCCATTTCTCAGTGAGTAATAATTCAAGTAATAgagttttaaaaaagttttttcattGTACTGTACAAAATCTACATACTAGGATGGGGTAAAAGAGTAAAAGATGTCGTACGAAATAATAAATCATCACAAGTATTTACACATGGTTAAATTTTGAAACACTACATCTTTGACAGTGTATCGCTTCGTCGATATTGAGTATAAGAAGAGTAATAGACGTTGAAAAAAATGgatataaaaaatatacatgTCGTTCGATACTTATGTTCGTTCTGTTGATTTCTTCACTTTACACACGCATCTTCAAACGAATGAAAGATGTTGTAGTTGTTGAAAAGTCTTCGCCTCATTGTGTAGACACATCATTTTGGTGGGGATGGTTGGAAAGGAACAGCCTTGTTTCGCATAGGAGCTCATCGTCATCATCTCGTCGACGCCGTTTAGTGTATTCCATGGTAGCCCAGTCCACTGTATGGGTATCCATGCAGACCTCCGCTGTAGTATCCGTGTCCTCCGAGGTATCCTGCACCAGCAGCTATTGATTAGTAATGTTGTGGGATGTAGGAGGAAGAGCTTTGATATAGCGAGAGGTGTGTTCAATTACCTGGGTAGCCACCGTAGTATCCAGCAGAGTGGTATCCGCCATAGCCCAGTCCGCCGTATCCGCCATATCCACCGAGTCCTCCGTAGTAACCGCCGAGTCCACCGTAGCCGGGATATCCGTAGCCAAGTCCTCCGTAGATGCCTCGCTTCTCGGTGGTCTTGGTCTCCTCAGCGCCATAGACGGCAGCGATGGCAAGGATGATGAACAAGGCAATCTGGAGTATCAGCATACATAGAAAGACAAATGGAACGCTTAGTGATTCAACAAATacagattttaaataaaatctgGGCAAAATCTAATAACGGAAATGACCAATGGAACTCTCCTGATAGTCCTGATGGACTGAAAAAGCAAAATCACCTACTCTTCGATCTAATGGCGAAAGTAGAGTGTGCAATGAGGAAATGTCCCATCAgataaaaaaatagaacatgAATGTAATAGCACAATCAGACGCCTTGCAATTGTTGGTCAACCAAGTCAACTAGTATTCCGTTCAAGCAATGACCAATTGAGATGGTTATTGAGTATAGttagggaccttccttagccgaatggttagggtctacggctacaaagcaaggccatgctgaaggtgtctgggttcgattcgcggtcggtccagaattttttcgtaatggaaatttccttgacttccctgggcatgtaGTATCATTGtacttgccacatgatatacgactgcaaaaatagcaactttggcaatgaaagctctcgatcaataactgtagaagtgctttttgaacactaagctgagaagcagtctctgtcccagtaaggacgtaatgccacgAAGAAGAAGCAGTAAGTATAGTTATTGAGATTAAAGAAATGACATGAATGTGCTATTATATCAGTGAATTGAGAAGCATACTTTGTCCCAAAGAgaggaaaaagaagaaatgTAAATGTGCATGAAACAATCTAATCAAACgtagcggggtaaaattgattgGTTGAGCCGTTCTCATAGACACTATTCGAAAGTTTCAACTTACTAATAtttttatcattcttagttCTAAAAGTTGCTAATCATGCAAGGGAACTGAACGAGcttcgagttatagaacacaaaaccagtgcaaatgcgatccaaggaaccatcgaggtagccacgaaaatcaacttttactttCTCTAacttctctaactcgatatcgagtaggGGAAAGTTAAATGTACAATCGATACACCTATGCTAAAACCgatgaagaaagttctcagttaaatATTATAGATTTTCTTATAAAACAGTAATTTGCTAATAAGCAACGCTGTTCCGATTCAAGCGTAATGATCAGTAttaaaaaatgagttttaaaaaagtttgaaatctttgaaatttttccgTTTTAATTTGGAAAAAGTGCATGATTAAATTACTGAAAGTTTTGTTGAactatttttgaagctttaccaagttttttttcattgaatttgaGATACCGTcattgggggtgacaatgggtcaaaaagggatatgtgcgatttattttttgaataactatcgcaatttaactccaataaacttcaaatttggtgtgtatgtactttgacgGTACataaacaactgttcaaaaaattaaagacaaatatttattcacagcaacaccacaagtgaatgaaaaatgacccaatctcaccccatagagggggtgacattg
It contains:
- the LOC110678970 gene encoding keratin-associated protein 19-2 isoform X1; amino-acid sequence: MKSFIALFIILAIAAVYGAEETKTTEKRGIYGGLGYGYPGYGGLGGYYGGLGGYGGYGGLGYGGYHSAGYYGGYPAAGAGYLGGHGYYSGGLHGYPYSGLGYHGIH
- the LOC110678970 gene encoding glycine-rich cell wall structural protein isoform X2; protein product: MKSFIALFIILAIAAVYGAEETKTTEKRGIYGGLGYGYPGYGGLGGYYGGLGGYGGYGGLGYGGYHSAGYYGGYPGYLGGHGYYSGGLHGYPYSGLGYHGIH